The nucleotide window GGGAGCGGAATCGGCTCCTGCGACGCATTGGCCAACGGGCGAACGGCTGGTATCATCTCTGACTCCCGCCTCGGGCCAGCCTCTCGTAACGTTTGACGTTAATAACGCGTAGCGTTACCATCCTCGATGATCCGAAACCTGCGTGGCCGCTTGGCTCGTGAATGTCGAGATCGTCGACTACCATTGAGGTTTGCGAGATGGCAAGACGTTCGCCGGTCCACCCCGGCGAGATCCTGGTGGAGGAGTTCCTCGAGCCGCTCGGGCTGTCGCAGTACCGAGTGGCCAAGGACATCAGCGTGCCGCCGCGACGTATCAACGAAATCGTCCACGGCACACGGGCGATCACCGTCGACACCGCACTGCGGCTCGCTCGCTACTTCGGCACGTCCGACGTCTTCTGGATGAATCTCCAGATGCGTTACGATCTCGAGATCGAGAGGGATCGCCTGGGAAAGCGTCTCCAACGCGAGGTGGTCGTTCACCGGCAGTGACGCTTCCGCGGCGGAAGTGGGGATGTTCCGCGGGGGAAGCGACGGCGCACGCCGCCACCCCTCACTCCATCACCCCTCGCTCCCAACCTCCTCACGCCGCACGCGGCGGCCGTCCTCGCCGCGTTCGCGGCCGTCCCACACGGCAGGATGTTCCTCGCGGTACTGTTCGACCGGCATCGTGCCGGTGATCCACGAGGGATTCATGGGGTAGACCTCGGGCTTGAAGATCGTGGCGTAGAAGTGCCAGACGGCGATGGCGAGGGTGGCGAGCCAGGCCTCCCAGAAGTGGACGACCCAGGCGACCTCGATGGAGCCGCGGGGGAGCACGCCGATCAGCCAGTCGTCGAACCACAGCGCGAATCCGCTCAGGACCATCACGGCGGCGCCCCACACCAGGGCCCAGTACTCGGCCTTCTCCACGTACGTGAAGCGCCCGGCCTCGGGTTCGTCGCGCCGTAGGCGGAGGTTGTAGGCGATCTGCTGGAAGAAGAAGCGGAAGTCGCGCGGTCGCGGGGTGATGTCGACGAAGAAGCCGCGGCCGCGGCGCGAGGCCACCAGGAAGACCAAGTGCCAGACGATGGTCAGCACGAACAACACGGCGGCGATGCGGTGGATGATCCCGCGCATGGCGAAGCCGCCCTCCCAACCGAAGAGCAGGGTGGCGAACCAGGTCTGGTCGTAGACCAGCGCGAAGCCGGTGATCACCAGCACGGTGAAGCTGAGCGCCAGGGCGGCGTGCATCCAGACCTCGTCGGTGCGCATGCGGCGCACGCGCGGGCGGGTCTTCGCGTGGTCGATCAGGTGTCGGGCGAGGTCGATCAGCCAGTGCACGACCATCAGGCCGATGATGATCACGATCGCCGCGATGTAGACGTCCTCGATCGTCGTCGCGACCTGCGTGTGGTAGGGCGATTCGTCGTCCGCGGTGTGGATCGGGATGCCAGCCATCTCCGCCGAGATGCCTTCGTGGCACGCCCCGCAGGTGTCGACCAGGTTGTCCGGATGCACGCGCGAGCGTGGGTCGCCGGGAGGGAGGATTCCGTGCACGCCGTGGCACGACGCGCAGTTGGCGACCTCGGTGTCGCCGGCCTGTGCCTTCATTCCGTGGTAGCTGTCCTCGAACGAGGCGACCACCCCGGCCTCCACGCCGTACCGACTGTTCAACAGCACCGATTCGTGGCACGGGGCGCAGGTCTGTCCGGCCACGTGCGTGGGCGAGACCGGCGAGCCTGGTGCACCAGTGGGCACGATCTCGTGCTCGCCGTGGCAGGTGGTGCACGTCGGCGCGTCGGTTTCTCCGCGGGCGTTGAGCCGGCCGTGGATGCCGATCTCGTAGTGGTCCAGGACGTCGGCGTGGCACCGCCCGCACGTGTTCGCCACCTCGAAGAAGTGGATCGGCGAGTCGGCCGGCCCGCGACCCGGGATCGCGTGGACGTTGTCGGACATGGAGTGGCAGTCGACGCACGTGGCCGCCGGCACGCCGTCCGCCGACGTCTTCGGCCCGTGCACGCTGCGCGCGTAGGCGTCGAGCCGCGTCTTCACCAGGTGGTGGTCTTCGGCGAACGTCGCCGATCCGTGACAGGTGTTGCACGAAGCGGGCTGTCGCCGCGCGTGGACACGTGAGGTCGTATCGGTGACGGCCACGATCGTGTGACTTCCGTGACAGTCCGCGCAGTTCGGCGCCTCGGTCGCCGGCGTGGCCTCGAGTACCCCGTGCGAGGAGTAGGCGTCGGCGACGTCGGAGTGGCACTGGCGGCACGCCCGCCCCGGCGGCGGGCCCACCTCGTCGGCGTGCGGGACGACGTCCTTGCCCGCATGGCACGGAGTGCAGCCCATCCCGGCGTGGATCGATTCCTGGAGACGGTCGGCGTAGGCCGCACCCGTCTCGGGTTCGTGACACTCTGCGCAGTCCGGGGCCGCCTGTCCGGCCGTCGGTCCCATCAGGAGGAGGACGACGACGAGGACCGGCCAGTACGAACGGAAAGTCGACATGACGTCGCCGGGGTCGCGGGTCACCGGAGGCGGACCGCGTCAGTGTTCCCGAAGTGTGGTGCGAGCCGGGACCGGGGGATGTCCGTCGTCGACGTCGGGCGCTACCCCACCACGTACCGCGCCAGGACTTTCTGGACGGCCACGATCGCCCCGTCGTCCTTGAACTGCTTGACCAGCGGCTCGGTGCGGCTCGAGATGAAGATCTTCATCTCGGCGTCGCGGTCGAAGTGCCCCTTCGACTCGGTCATGAAGTGGCTGATCGAGCGATAGGGAATCGAGTGGTACTCCGATTTCTTGCCCGTCACGCCCTGCTTGTCGATCAGGATCAGGCGCTTGTCGGTGAAGACGATCAGATCGCGCAGCAGTTTGAAGGCGTGTTCGACCTGCTCGCCGTCGATCATGATCGCGTCGAGATCCTGCTCGACCTTCGAGACGTCGACTTCGCTGGCGTTGCCGCTGAGAGCGGAGAGGAGGCCCATGGCAGTGTGTCCTTCGGTTCGGGCCGTTTCGGGCGTGGTGGGCAGCGTGGCGAGCGCTGCGCCGGATGCGCGGGGATCCCCCGCGCATTGCGACTCGGAAGGAAAGTCGTAGCGAAGATCGTTCCGTTACGCGGAAACCGGTTACGGAAGTGTGACGGGATCGTCGTCGAGGACGACGGGTGCGAGACTTCGGCGCCTGGGACTTGATCGACGCACCGCGGTCGGGGATGCTCGGGCCGTTGCCCATGATCCGTGTTCGTTTCCTGGAAGCCGCGTTCGTTTCCCGGAAGTTGCGTTCATTCCCTGCAAGCCGCGTTCATTCCCCAGAAGCCGCGTTCATTCCCACCCCCTTACCGACGAGGTGACGCGATCCATGGCCCAGCCCCGCTTCCTGCTGCACGCGCGTGACTACCGCTACCCGGTGTTCGAGGTCGACGACCTGTACGTGATCGAGGCCGATGGCGACGAGACCCTCGTCCGCCTGCGCGCGAGGAAGCGACGGCGCGACGTGCGCTCGTTCGGCGAGGTGCTCGCGCGGCTCGAGCCGCACGGCTTCGTGGAGATCTACCGCGGCATCGCCGTGAACGCGGCGCACGTGCGGGAGCTGCGCCGCGACGCCGACGAAGCACGGTGGGAGGTGCGCATGCGGCCGCCGGTGAATCTGGTGCTGCCGGTGGCAGAGCGGCGGGTCGCGAGGGTGCGGAAGGTGTTGGCAGGGTGAAGTCGGCTCGGTAGGAAGATGATGGTTGGGGACGAGGTGGGGATGTTCCGCGGTGGAAGCGGGCGCGTCGAAGAGGACGCGCGTGTGGATGTTGGTGACCTGCGACTACGGCTGCGGCCACGACTGCGACAGCATGCGTCCCCTGGCCGCATCCCAGCTCGAGACCTGATCGGGATCCGCACGATACTCGGCGAGTCGCCGCTTCAGGTCGTTGCGCTGGGAGGGTGTCAGCCAGACGGCATCGGGGTCGGACGCGATCGAGTCCCACAGCTCCTGGAGCTTGCGGATTCTGGTCTCGAGATCGAGCGCCTCGAATTCGGACTGCCAGTTCCGACGTTCCATGGAGCGACGATACCGCTGTGTGAGATCCGGGGCAATGGGTCGAGGCCGGGTCGCCGAGAATCGTGCCGTTCGCGTGACAGGTGGAAGCGAGAATTCGGGTGGCGGCACCCGTGGGTGTCGAGCTTGGGGACGGCACGAGAAACTCCCGCCGCGGACTCGGGCGCGATGGTGACGTCATTGCGCCCGGTCGCGACGACATGCTGGTTTCCGGTTCGCATTGCATGGAGTCGAAAATGCTCTCCAGCCTCCCG belongs to Candidatus Krumholzibacteriia bacterium and includes:
- a CDS encoding HigA family addiction module antitoxin, translating into MARRSPVHPGEILVEEFLEPLGLSQYRVAKDISVPPRRINEIVHGTRAITVDTALRLARYFGTSDVFWMNLQMRYDLEIERDRLGKRLQREVVVHRQ
- a CDS encoding addiction module protein, which translates into the protein MERRNWQSEFEALDLETRIRKLQELWDSIASDPDAVWLTPSQRNDLKRRLAEYRADPDQVSSWDAARGRMLSQSWPQP
- a CDS encoding PH domain-containing protein → MGLLSALSGNASEVDVSKVEQDLDAIMIDGEQVEHAFKLLRDLIVFTDKRLILIDKQGVTGKKSEYHSIPYRSISHFMTESKGHFDRDAEMKIFISSRTEPLVKQFKDDGAIVAVQKVLARYVVG
- a CDS encoding LytTR family transcriptional regulator DNA-binding domain-containing protein gives rise to the protein MAQPRFLLHARDYRYPVFEVDDLYVIEADGDETLVRLRARKRRRDVRSFGEVLARLEPHGFVEIYRGIAVNAAHVRELRRDADEARWEVRMRPPVNLVLPVAERRVARVRKVLAG
- a CDS encoding cytochrome b/b6 domain-containing protein, producing MSTFRSYWPVLVVVLLLMGPTAGQAAPDCAECHEPETGAAYADRLQESIHAGMGCTPCHAGKDVVPHADEVGPPPGRACRQCHSDVADAYSSHGVLEATPATEAPNCADCHGSHTIVAVTDTTSRVHARRQPASCNTCHGSATFAEDHHLVKTRLDAYARSVHGPKTSADGVPAATCVDCHSMSDNVHAIPGRGPADSPIHFFEVANTCGRCHADVLDHYEIGIHGRLNARGETDAPTCTTCHGEHEIVPTGAPGSPVSPTHVAGQTCAPCHESVLLNSRYGVEAGVVASFEDSYHGMKAQAGDTEVANCASCHGVHGILPPGDPRSRVHPDNLVDTCGACHEGISAEMAGIPIHTADDESPYHTQVATTIEDVYIAAIVIIIGLMVVHWLIDLARHLIDHAKTRPRVRRMRTDEVWMHAALALSFTVLVITGFALVYDQTWFATLLFGWEGGFAMRGIIHRIAAVLFVLTIVWHLVFLVASRRGRGFFVDITPRPRDFRFFFQQIAYNLRLRRDEPEAGRFTYVEKAEYWALVWGAAVMVLSGFALWFDDWLIGVLPRGSIEVAWVVHFWEAWLATLAIAVWHFYATIFKPEVYPMNPSWITGTMPVEQYREEHPAVWDGRERGEDGRRVRREEVGSEG